From a region of the Candidatus Binatia bacterium genome:
- a CDS encoding ABC transporter substrate-binding protein has protein sequence MGAIGLILLSLFLSLAVFVADGRAEKIRTAIPQGTLNYLSVYVADAKGFFREEGLDNETIIISGPRATAALLSGDV, from the coding sequence ATGGGCGCAATTGGATTGATTTTGCTTTCCCTGTTTCTTTCCCTCGCGGTTTTCGTCGCCGACGGCCGAGCGGAAAAAATCAGGACTGCCATCCCGCAGGGAACTTTGAACTACCTTTCCGTTTACGTTGCCGACGCGAAAGGATTTTTCCGTGAGGAGGGGCTCGACAACGAAACCATCATCATTTCCGGCCCCAGGGCCACGGCCGCGCTGCTCAGCGGCGACGTC
- a CDS encoding DUF4262 domain-containing protein, translated as MDSNDEKVLADIAQHGCHIIHVLEEGDLPPFSYSVGIQKSSGAPEVIVIGLKKDIAHFTINEYNSRIRSGESFETDRLYPGFLEGFEVLFVPVGSEHYPEYLGWNRWLYGGDQFKTLQVVYPTTDGIWPWNERASKWFRNRQRLLAAGGIGPSRS; from the coding sequence ATGGACTCAAACGACGAAAAGGTCCTAGCGGACATCGCGCAGCACGGATGCCATATTATACATGTACTCGAAGAAGGGGATCTTCCTCCCTTCTCGTATTCAGTTGGAATCCAAAAGTCTTCAGGCGCACCTGAAGTAATTGTCATCGGCCTAAAGAAAGACATCGCTCATTTCACCATCAACGAATATAACAGCCGCATACGTTCAGGTGAGTCATTTGAGACGGATCGCCTTTACCCCGGTTTCCTCGAAGGTTTCGAGGTGCTCTTTGTGCCGGTAGGGTCAGAGCACTACCCAGAGTATCTCGGTTGGAATCGATGGCTTTATGGCGGCGATCAATTTAAGACGCTCCAGGTGGTATATCCCACGACAGACGGCATCTGGCCTTGGAACGAGCGGGCCTCCAAGTGGTTTAGGAACCGTCAGCGACTTCTCGCAGCAGGCGGCATTGGACCGTCGCGAAGCTAA
- a CDS encoding extracellular solute-binding protein, with translation MAKRSAWFSFLLCLLPGVPHLYGQTTESRLAWLDSVPRQERQARLVEAARKEGEVIAYGNLDSAAAQAVADNFMKKYPFIKASPVRISGAGIITRVEAEARAGKVVSDVIDSGQLGMLALMDKKMMARYRSPQREFFREGFKDKEGYWTAYLTNVMVSAYNTRLVKKEEAPTKLDDLLKPRWKGKLAMDSQSYVWFGTMMQFLGEEAGLRFMKKLNEQDLRHVRGRRLASQLVAAGEFDMTVETNLNSVLTFAGQGAPVWFAPIQPLFYSPSLVFLAQGAPHPHAGALFIDYLLSEDGQRVIVSTNRMAAHSQVRGKEAQMVEGLDIRMPNILDIGRRYNAIGNQYREIFPGAR, from the coding sequence ATGGCGAAGCGAAGCGCGTGGTTTAGTTTTCTACTTTGCCTTCTTCCCGGCGTGCCTCATCTTTACGGCCAGACGACGGAATCCAGGCTCGCCTGGCTTGATTCCGTTCCGCGGCAGGAGCGGCAAGCCCGGCTGGTCGAGGCGGCGCGCAAAGAAGGCGAAGTCATCGCTTATGGCAACCTGGACTCGGCCGCGGCGCAGGCCGTCGCGGACAACTTTATGAAAAAATATCCTTTCATCAAAGCGAGTCCGGTTCGCATCTCGGGCGCGGGCATCATTACGCGCGTGGAAGCGGAAGCTCGCGCGGGGAAGGTGGTGTCGGACGTGATCGACAGCGGCCAGCTCGGCATGCTGGCGCTGATGGACAAGAAAATGATGGCGCGTTATCGCTCGCCGCAGAGGGAATTTTTCCGCGAGGGATTCAAAGACAAGGAGGGTTACTGGACCGCTTACCTGACGAACGTCATGGTGAGCGCCTACAACACGCGACTGGTAAAGAAGGAGGAAGCGCCGACGAAGCTCGACGATCTCTTGAAGCCGCGCTGGAAAGGCAAGCTCGCGATGGACAGCCAGTCCTACGTGTGGTTCGGGACGATGATGCAGTTTCTCGGCGAAGAAGCGGGGCTCCGCTTCATGAAGAAACTGAACGAGCAGGATCTAAGACACGTCCGCGGCCGGCGCCTCGCGAGCCAGCTCGTCGCCGCCGGCGAGTTCGACATGACCGTCGAGACTAATTTGAATTCGGTGCTGACGTTCGCCGGCCAGGGGGCTCCGGTTTGGTTCGCTCCCATCCAGCCGCTCTTCTACAGCCCCAGTCTCGTCTTTCTCGCGCAAGGAGCGCCGCACCCGCACGCCGGCGCGCTCTTCATCGATTATCTGCTCTCGGAAGACGGCCAGCGCGTCATCGTCTCGACCAACCGCATGGCGGCGCACAGCCAAGTCAGGGGAAAAGAAGCGCAGATGGTCGAGGGACTGGACATCCGCATGCCCAACATCCTCGACATCGGCCGGCGCTATAACGCGATCGGGAATCAGTACCGGGAAATCTTTCCGGGGGCGCGATGA
- a CDS encoding ABC transporter substrate-binding protein produces MSDKKKLRIIYRSNAHAPLWVVAEKSGIWGENGLEVDTSPQLVREKAVETLKSGSTDLISGNHHNLYERNARGEDFVHLAQAANTWTDNFLVVKNGIKSVQDLRGKTIVVDKPSSHSGLNVWLFLRQEGLDVDRGDVEIVSCPGPAEERYNRVLQGEFGATFVCIPHDARVAKAGGRVIPVRAMPMIRGVTLTTTMTFVKSHEEEIRRLIRGFVDTIHFFLTRKEETIKILKNHLPAALGIKTDEEVHALYGEWEQSLERKPYPSMEAMANVFQLAVRRNPEVASYNPVAMWDTHYVRELDDSGYIDKLYQ; encoded by the coding sequence ATGAGCGACAAGAAAAAATTGAGAATCATTTACCGATCCAACGCCCACGCGCCTCTTTGGGTCGTCGCCGAGAAGAGCGGGATATGGGGAGAGAACGGTTTGGAAGTGGACACCAGTCCTCAGTTGGTCCGTGAAAAAGCCGTCGAGACGCTTAAGAGCGGAAGCACGGACCTGATCTCCGGAAATCACCATAATCTTTACGAAAGAAACGCCCGCGGGGAAGACTTCGTGCACTTGGCCCAGGCGGCCAACACCTGGACGGACAATTTCCTGGTCGTGAAGAACGGCATCAAGAGCGTTCAGGACCTGCGCGGGAAAACCATCGTCGTCGATAAACCGAGCTCCCATTCGGGACTCAACGTCTGGCTCTTTTTGCGCCAGGAGGGACTCGACGTCGATCGTGGCGACGTCGAAATCGTAAGCTGTCCCGGGCCCGCAGAGGAAAGATACAATCGTGTCCTTCAGGGGGAATTCGGCGCTACGTTCGTTTGCATTCCCCATGACGCGCGCGTGGCCAAGGCCGGCGGCCGCGTCATTCCCGTGCGCGCCATGCCGATGATCCGCGGCGTCACGCTCACGACGACCATGACTTTTGTGAAGAGCCACGAAGAGGAAATCCGGCGCCTGATTCGCGGCTTCGTGGATACAATCCACTTCTTTCTCACCCGCAAGGAAGAGACGATCAAGATCTTAAAGAACCACTTGCCCGCCGCTCTCGGCATCAAAACGGACGAAGAAGTCCACGCTTTGTACGGCGAGTGGGAGCAATCGCTGGAGCGTAAGCCATATCCGTCGATGGAGGCGATGGCCAACGTGTTTCAACTGGCAGTGCGCCGCAATCCCGAGGTTGCCAGCTACAATCCCGTGGCGATGTGGGACACGCACTATGTCCGCGAGCTGGACGACAGCGGATATATCGACAAGCTGTATCAATAG
- a CDS encoding TAXI family TRAP transporter solute-binding subunit — MSRETSISIATTSRRAEIARDVAYSFYRCATLSPTSQVNLGMGYRDSELGGTAIPLLVNQKKYDFGFANPAGLARMALLGVGPYKKKLNLRAIGVFPSWDRLAFAVRKDSGIHSLDDIKEKRYPLVVSTRAGGKYHTTLYVINEILKAHGFSFEDIAKWGGQVLRAQSPSDPARAEQIRSGKVHAVFDEGIKSWGALALGSGMKFLPVRDDVLRKMQRLGFGGAPLTNAAFPGLEREIATVDFSGWVFFCRQKLAAAIAYTMAKAIDRCRDKIEADHLDRTTMTMEEFCRGSESGPLTIPLHPGAKKYYREQGYL; from the coding sequence GTGAGTCGCGAAACAAGTATTTCCATCGCGACGACCTCCAGGCGAGCGGAAATCGCGCGCGACGTCGCTTATTCGTTTTACCGTTGCGCGACGCTATCGCCCACCTCGCAGGTCAACCTCGGGATGGGATATCGGGACTCGGAGCTCGGCGGTACGGCGATTCCCCTTCTTGTGAATCAAAAGAAATACGACTTCGGCTTCGCCAATCCGGCGGGCCTCGCGCGCATGGCGCTGCTCGGCGTCGGACCGTACAAGAAAAAACTGAATCTGCGGGCCATCGGCGTCTTTCCTTCCTGGGATCGGCTCGCTTTCGCCGTACGGAAAGATTCCGGAATTCACTCTCTCGACGATATCAAAGAAAAAAGATATCCGCTGGTCGTCTCCACGCGCGCCGGCGGCAAATATCACACGACGCTCTACGTCATCAACGAGATCCTGAAGGCCCACGGCTTCAGCTTCGAGGACATCGCGAAATGGGGCGGCCAGGTTCTCCGCGCCCAGAGCCCGAGCGACCCGGCGCGCGCGGAGCAAATCCGCTCGGGAAAGGTTCATGCGGTCTTCGACGAGGGGATCAAGAGCTGGGGCGCGCTTGCGCTGGGATCGGGAATGAAGTTCCTGCCGGTGCGCGACGACGTGCTGAGAAAAATGCAGCGGCTGGGTTTCGGCGGCGCCCCGCTCACGAATGCCGCGTTTCCCGGCTTGGAGCGGGAAATCGCCACGGTCGATTTCAGCGGCTGGGTTTTCTTCTGCCGGCAAAAACTCGCCGCAGCGATCGCCTACACGATGGCCAAGGCGATCGACCGCTGCCGCGACAAGATCGAGGCCGATCACCTCGACCGCACGACGATGACGATGGAAGAGTTCTGCCGCGGCAGCGAGAGCGGGCCGCTCACGATCCCGCTGCATCCCGGGGCGAAGAAATACTATCGGGAGCAGGGATACTTATAA
- a CDS encoding 4Fe-4S dicluster domain-containing protein yields the protein MSEKYGTLIPTAKLLDGKPRTILFDASKCIGCRQCVHACKDWHDHPRTSVYEFSSTNWIKMEPPVLEGLSPIWARNSCMHCEYPMCAAVCPVEAITKYEEGPVVINQDVCIGCEYCVYACPWGVISKNDVTQKATKCTMCSDRVSENKQPFCVQACPADALDFGLQEDMTAKAKKRAEEIGGTLYGDKEAGGTQVIYVLKEKKEAYGLRLVGSEKYPRHKIPLPLMLKDLFTPRCGVAGKLRALYLAIAHPKRLIYRYWPWRSAA from the coding sequence ATGAGTGAAAAATACGGCACGTTGATACCGACCGCGAAACTGCTCGACGGCAAGCCGAGAACGATTCTTTTCGACGCCTCCAAGTGCATCGGCTGCCGCCAGTGCGTTCACGCGTGCAAGGACTGGCACGATCACCCGCGAACGTCGGTCTACGAATTTTCCAGCACCAACTGGATCAAGATGGAGCCGCCCGTGCTCGAAGGACTTTCTCCTATCTGGGCGCGGAACAGTTGCATGCACTGCGAGTATCCGATGTGCGCCGCCGTCTGTCCCGTGGAAGCGATCACAAAATATGAAGAAGGCCCGGTCGTCATCAACCAGGACGTCTGCATCGGCTGCGAGTACTGCGTCTACGCCTGCCCGTGGGGCGTGATTTCCAAGAACGACGTTACGCAGAAAGCGACCAAATGCACGATGTGCAGCGATCGAGTTAGCGAGAACAAACAGCCGTTTTGCGTGCAGGCCTGCCCGGCCGACGCGCTCGACTTCGGTCTTCAGGAAGACATGACGGCAAAGGCCAAGAAGCGCGCCGAAGAGATCGGCGGCACGCTCTATGGCGACAAAGAAGCGGGCGGCACGCAGGTGATCTATGTACTCAAGGAAAAGAAGGAAGCCTACGGTTTGCGTCTGGTCGGAAGCGAAAAATATCCGCGGCACAAGATCCCCTTGCCGCTCATGCTCAAAGATCTCTTCACCCCACGCTGCGGCGTGGCGGGAAAACTCCGCGCGCTCTATCTCGCTATCGCCCACCCGAAGCGATTGATCTACCGCTACTGGCCGTGGCGGAGCGCGGCTTAG
- a CDS encoding aldehyde ferredoxin oxidoreductase N-terminal domain-containing protein: protein MADAAELFPRRRTTRLPGGYMGRLLRVDLSTGSMRDENLPEEPVLKKFIGGQALALYILLKELPLDARPLGPENKVVMMTGPITGTGLTPGGTKVTAVYLSPLTDNTLGRGAASGFWAVYLKAAGYDGLIIEGAAARPSYLFINEGKAELRDASEVWGKGARETEDLLRQEVGIKDAKVMCIGPAGENLVRAAMLVNDYNHNAAHSGGAIFGVKKLKAIVVYGTARPKVHDKAELIEAGLRWRRTLVQYNIEKKKGAGHAEDLHALPNLNYRSSLIEDHARGFDQNRITLRPCFQCQRLCPWDVEIKEGPSTGSGQVPLNGVVGHYNAGSEWLDTFFNLGVKGNEALYLAERINDLGIECSHFSCGAAVAFEAWEKGLIGPEQTDGLRFEWGNVETIDRLLDMAARRKGRWGNLLAEGPTQVAEAIGGDAPKWVVHTKKGTPALHDWRPHFGQMLREIVGSGGMKPQGGGSAKPPPDLAYREKWGPLDRDDPTGWPWSQVLSEQYRQFCGLTGGCWFAQMHLKPDGLQSIADALSATTGWNFDLDEGLRAGHRSMILQSLFGTQRGWVADHDWQQVGPRFLEPIPDGKFKGFTIGKWIPDMVYEYYRLSGRHEKTGRPFMDTLARLGLEEFKEWAQLD, encoded by the coding sequence ATGGCGGACGCAGCGGAGCTTTTTCCTCGGCGACGGACAACGCGGCTCCCAGGCGGCTACATGGGCCGCCTGCTGCGCGTCGATCTCAGCACAGGATCGATGCGAGATGAAAACCTGCCCGAAGAGCCGGTGCTGAAAAAATTCATCGGCGGGCAGGCGCTGGCGCTTTACATTCTGCTGAAAGAATTGCCGCTCGACGCGAGGCCCTTGGGCCCGGAAAATAAAGTCGTCATGATGACCGGTCCCATCACCGGCACCGGGCTCACTCCCGGCGGCACCAAAGTCACGGCGGTCTATCTCAGCCCTTTGACGGACAACACGCTTGGACGCGGCGCGGCGAGTGGCTTCTGGGCGGTCTATCTGAAGGCCGCGGGCTACGACGGACTCATCATCGAGGGAGCTGCCGCACGGCCGTCCTACCTGTTCATCAACGAAGGCAAGGCGGAGCTGCGCGACGCGAGCGAAGTGTGGGGTAAAGGGGCGAGAGAGACGGAGGATTTGCTAAGGCAGGAGGTCGGAATTAAGGACGCGAAGGTGATGTGCATCGGACCGGCGGGCGAAAACCTCGTGCGCGCGGCGATGCTGGTGAACGACTACAACCATAACGCGGCGCACAGCGGCGGCGCGATCTTCGGCGTGAAGAAACTCAAAGCGATCGTGGTTTACGGCACGGCGCGTCCGAAGGTGCATGATAAAGCCGAGTTGATCGAAGCGGGCCTCAGATGGCGGAGGACGCTCGTGCAGTATAATATCGAGAAGAAAAAAGGCGCCGGCCACGCCGAGGACCTGCACGCCCTGCCGAATCTTAACTACCGCAGCTCGCTGATCGAGGACCACGCCCGCGGCTTCGACCAGAACCGCATAACGCTGAGACCCTGCTTCCAGTGTCAGCGGCTCTGCCCGTGGGACGTGGAGATCAAAGAGGGCCCTTCGACAGGCTCAGGGCAGGTCCCGCTAAACGGAGTCGTCGGCCATTACAACGCCGGCAGCGAGTGGCTCGACACCTTTTTCAATCTGGGAGTCAAAGGCAACGAAGCGCTTTATCTAGCGGAGCGAATCAACGACCTCGGCATCGAGTGCAGCCATTTTTCCTGCGGCGCGGCCGTGGCGTTCGAAGCTTGGGAAAAGGGTTTAATCGGTCCCGAGCAAACCGACGGGCTGCGCTTCGAGTGGGGCAATGTCGAGACCATTGACCGTCTGCTGGACATGGCGGCGCGGCGCAAAGGACGCTGGGGAAATCTGCTGGCTGAAGGTCCGACACAGGTCGCCGAGGCGATCGGGGGCGACGCTCCCAAGTGGGTCGTGCACACGAAGAAAGGAACGCCGGCGCTGCACGATTGGCGGCCGCACTTCGGCCAGATGCTGCGCGAGATCGTCGGCAGCGGGGGCATGAAGCCGCAGGGCGGCGGCTCGGCCAAGCCGCCGCCGGATCTGGCGTACCGCGAGAAGTGGGGACCGCTCGATCGCGACGATCCGACCGGCTGGCCGTGGTCGCAGGTGCTCTCGGAGCAGTACCGCCAGTTTTGCGGCCTCACCGGCGGCTGCTGGTTCGCGCAGATGCACCTGAAGCCCGACGGTCTTCAGAGTATTGCCGATGCTTTGAGCGCAACGACCGGGTGGAATTTCGACCTGGACGAAGGCCTGAGGGCCGGCCATCGCAGCATGATTCTTCAGAGCCTGTTTGGCACACAGCGCGGCTGGGTCGCGGACCACGACTGGCAGCAAGTCGGGCCGAGATTTCTCGAGCCGATCCCGGACGGAAAATTCAAGGGGTTCACGATCGGCAAATGGATTCCCGACATGGTCTACGAATATTACCGCCTCTCGGGAAGGCATGAAAAAACCGGGCGGCCTTTCATGGACACGCTCGCGCGCTTGGGCCTGGAAGAATTCAAAGAATGGGCGCAATTGGATTGA
- a CDS encoding VOC family protein, which translates to MKVTKLYHVGIPVDDIDRAQEFYTKVLGMEFMGRVGGNPKNPDALEIHGKVQRLDRLRCGDDDVVLFERPKPIQRDALDQDGIAHQAFEMDWNEYEEALKKAKELKKFHRIVERNSGKTIYMFDSEGNYLELHFAPPQKTA; encoded by the coding sequence ATGAAAGTCACGAAACTCTACCACGTCGGAATTCCGGTCGATGATATCGACCGGGCGCAGGAATTTTATACCAAGGTCCTGGGCATGGAGTTCATGGGGCGCGTCGGCGGCAATCCGAAAAATCCCGACGCCCTGGAAATTCACGGCAAAGTACAGCGGCTGGACCGTTTGCGCTGTGGCGACGACGACGTCGTCCTGTTCGAGCGGCCGAAGCCGATTCAGAGAGACGCGCTCGACCAGGACGGCATCGCGCACCAGGCGTTCGAGATGGACTGGAATGAGTACGAAGAAGCTCTAAAGAAGGCTAAAGAGCTAAAGAAGTTTCATCGCATCGTCGAGCGCAACAGCGGCAAGACAATCTACATGTTCGACAGCGAGGGAAATTATCTGGAGCTTCATTTCGCGCCGCCGCAGAAAACAGCTTAG
- a CDS encoding ABC transporter substrate-binding protein — MSTKDYGYLPLFVGMRAGLFKEEGLEVQWLVVNTSIVITALMGGELDVAGAAGSAMRAAARGAPLKGIFFTHQRSTFVLIGAPEIKKVQDLKGKVIGITSPGSSTELAASMVLEHHGLNPKKDVTFFSTGGSETSVLAMQQKIIHARAFNPDAAFLLKKKGFNELASLAEMGAWPWAGYATTDAKLAQERDKIKRWTRAMVKALLFMLNKREETIKIAMQEFNHPRDVAEGASAVCIRAIDPRDPGGASDESLRKNINDTIVTPLNLKEAPPIAKLVDFSLLREAQKEVGVGR; from the coding sequence ATGTCCACCAAAGACTACGGCTACCTGCCGCTCTTCGTCGGCATGCGCGCCGGCCTGTTCAAAGAAGAAGGGCTGGAAGTGCAGTGGCTGGTTGTCAATACGAGCATCGTTATTACGGCACTTATGGGCGGCGAGCTCGACGTCGCAGGCGCCGCCGGCTCGGCGATGAGAGCCGCGGCCCGAGGCGCGCCGCTTAAAGGAATCTTCTTCACGCACCAGCGATCGACGTTCGTTCTGATCGGCGCTCCGGAGATCAAAAAGGTTCAAGACCTGAAAGGCAAAGTCATCGGCATCACCTCTCCGGGAAGCAGCACCGAGCTGGCGGCCAGCATGGTGCTCGAACATCATGGACTCAACCCCAAAAAGGACGTGACGTTCTTTTCCACCGGCGGCTCCGAGACCTCCGTGCTGGCGATGCAGCAGAAGATCATCCACGCGCGCGCGTTCAATCCCGACGCAGCCTTTCTGCTGAAGAAAAAGGGCTTCAACGAGCTGGCTTCGCTGGCGGAGATGGGCGCGTGGCCGTGGGCCGGCTACGCCACGACCGACGCCAAGCTCGCGCAGGAGCGCGACAAGATCAAGCGCTGGACGCGGGCGATGGTGAAAGCGCTTCTCTTTATGCTGAACAAGAGGGAGGAGACGATCAAGATCGCGATGCAGGAGTTCAATCATCCGCGAGACGTGGCCGAGGGTGCGTCGGCCGTCTGCATCCGCGCCATCGACCCGCGCGATCCCGGCGGCGCCAGCGACGAATCGCTGCGCAAAAATATCAACGACACGATCGTTACCCCGCTCAACCTCAAAGAAGCCCCGCCGATCGCCAAGCTGGTAGATTTCTCGCTGCTCAGAGAAGCGCAGAAGGAAGTGGGAGTGGGGAGATAG
- a CDS encoding ABC transporter substrate-binding protein — translation MRLLITLSITVLAIPVYAEKVRTITPRATLNYLSVPVAEVKGFFRDENLENETIVIPGTTAIAALVSGEVDYSGAGGSGMRAALRGAPIKAIMFQTEKVTWYLLTAPEIRKISDLKGKRIAVGTIGDTQDTLLTMLVERNGLSARDVTRVAMPSRNTVTTFLSLKTGAVQAAVVNGDEALLGEKEGLNTLAFIGDLFPYPFQGFLTTDKKIAEKPGEIKRWLRAMMRALVFIRQKPEEAADIAQKKLPLGNLTRPMLVEGVRLFAKALPDGVPGLPSPQGIKNVIEFDVKAPLKIKEDVAPEKFLSLRLAAEVKKELEIKR, via the coding sequence GTGCGCCTCTTGATAACTCTTTCCATCACCGTGCTGGCAATACCTGTCTACGCCGAGAAAGTTCGGACGATCACACCGCGGGCGACGCTCAATTATCTCTCGGTGCCGGTGGCGGAAGTGAAGGGGTTCTTTCGCGACGAGAACCTGGAAAATGAAACGATCGTGATTCCAGGAACGACGGCGATCGCCGCGCTTGTGAGCGGCGAAGTGGATTACAGCGGCGCGGGCGGAAGCGGGATGCGCGCGGCGCTACGGGGCGCGCCGATCAAAGCGATCATGTTCCAGACGGAAAAAGTCACCTGGTACCTGCTGACCGCCCCCGAAATTCGAAAAATTTCCGATCTCAAGGGAAAAAGGATCGCGGTCGGAACGATCGGCGACACGCAGGACACGCTGCTCACGATGCTGGTCGAGCGCAACGGTTTGTCGGCGCGCGACGTTACGCGCGTCGCGATGCCGTCGCGAAATACCGTCACGACGTTCCTCTCGCTCAAAACCGGCGCAGTTCAGGCCGCTGTCGTCAATGGAGACGAGGCGCTGCTCGGCGAAAAAGAAGGGTTGAATACCCTCGCCTTCATCGGCGATCTTTTCCCTTACCCTTTTCAGGGATTTCTGACGACGGACAAGAAGATCGCGGAGAAGCCCGGCGAGATCAAAAGGTGGCTCAGGGCGATGATGCGCGCGCTGGTCTTCATCCGGCAAAAGCCGGAAGAAGCGGCTGACATCGCGCAAAAGAAGCTGCCGTTAGGAAATCTCACCCGGCCGATGCTGGTCGAAGGCGTGCGCCTTTTTGCGAAAGCTCTGCCGGACGGCGTTCCCGGACTGCCGTCGCCGCAGGGAATAAAAAACGTTATCGAGTTTGACGTGAAGGCGCCGCTTAAAATAAAGGAAGATGTGGCGCCGGAGAAGTTTTTGAGCCTGCGGCTCGCCGCCGAGGTCAAAAAGGAATTGGAAATCAAACGCTGA
- a CDS encoding extracellular solute-binding protein, which produces MSDRTMSGAIVFFLLCLTQPLLAQDAKLIAEGKKEGKVVVYGSMEQDIFEDIKKSFEKKTGITVDYWRASAASVTDRVVTEHRAGKVISDVVATNSGPMLILLKENIFAKYGSPAGKDFPQNLIHPELGPRYRTGVVGIVYNKSIMKPEAAPKSLEDLLRPEYKGKLAMPDPTRGVIAASWPASLYKLMGKDKAEKYIRDLAATKPVIVEGVLNAAERITTGETPLGITYLKYVVAFGQKGAPMDYVRQDKMLGHGHYIALDNKAAHPNAAKVFIDFFLNEESMKAIARMGEFVTRKGIYPPLADADKIQVIEMDELDTAAFAEKRKEYAKLFLQ; this is translated from the coding sequence ATGAGTGATCGGACAATGAGCGGCGCGATTGTCTTTTTTCTACTTTGCCTGACGCAGCCGCTCTTGGCCCAGGACGCCAAGCTCATCGCCGAAGGCAAAAAAGAGGGTAAGGTCGTGGTCTATGGATCGATGGAGCAGGACATCTTCGAGGACATCAAGAAATCCTTCGAAAAGAAAACCGGCATAACCGTAGACTACTGGCGGGCGTCGGCCGCCTCGGTCACGGACCGCGTCGTCACCGAGCACCGGGCCGGCAAGGTGATCTCCGACGTGGTAGCGACCAATTCCGGCCCGATGCTGATCCTTCTTAAAGAAAATATTTTCGCAAAATACGGCTCGCCGGCCGGCAAAGATTTTCCGCAAAACCTGATCCACCCCGAGCTTGGGCCGAGATATCGCACGGGCGTCGTGGGGATCGTCTACAACAAGAGCATCATGAAGCCGGAGGCGGCGCCGAAATCCCTCGAAGACCTGCTGAGGCCGGAATACAAAGGCAAGTTGGCGATGCCCGATCCCACTCGCGGCGTGATCGCGGCCAGTTGGCCGGCGAGCCTCTACAAGCTCATGGGCAAAGATAAGGCGGAAAAATATATTCGCGATCTCGCGGCCACCAAACCGGTGATCGTGGAGGGTGTGCTGAACGCCGCCGAGCGCATCACGACCGGCGAGACGCCGCTGGGTATCACCTACCTGAAATATGTCGTGGCCTTCGGCCAGAAGGGCGCGCCGATGGATTACGTGCGGCAGGATAAGATGCTCGGCCACGGCCATTACATCGCTCTCGACAACAAGGCCGCTCATCCGAATGCGGCCAAAGTCTTTATCGATTTTTTTCTCAACGAAGAAAGCATGAAGGCCATCGCCAGGATGGGCGAATTTGTGACCCGCAAAGGAATCTATCCGCCGCTCGCCGATGCTGATAAGATTCAAGTCATCGAGATGGACGAGCTGGACACGGCGGCTTTTGCGGAGAAGAGAAAGGAATACGCGAAGTTATTTCTACAGTAA
- a CDS encoding dienelactone hydrolase family protein, protein MNLYVSRPDGSGPFPGIVVIQGQKGVDRFIEEFTQRLAAEGYVAAAPDLYYRESPDCKDDAPTKRERLRDRTVISDVNATAEFLQRQPSVDGDRLGIVGFCMGGRVSYLMASAGPAIKAAVDHYGGNAFSPWGDGPSPFERTPEIHCPIMGHFGVEDENPSPEDVRKLDAELTKHGKVHEFYSYAATGHAFMDPYGSKYRPQSAAAAWPRTLDFFARHLAPSKARRAAS, encoded by the coding sequence ATGAATCTTTACGTAAGCCGCCCCGATGGATCGGGTCCGTTTCCGGGCATCGTCGTGATTCAGGGCCAGAAGGGAGTCGATCGCTTCATCGAGGAGTTCACCCAACGGCTTGCCGCCGAAGGCTACGTTGCCGCTGCGCCCGATCTTTATTATCGGGAGAGCCCCGACTGCAAAGACGACGCTCCGACGAAGAGAGAAAGACTCCGCGACCGAACGGTCATCAGCGACGTCAACGCGACGGCAGAGTTTCTCCAGCGGCAGCCGTCGGTGGACGGCGATCGACTCGGAATTGTCGGCTTTTGCATGGGCGGCCGCGTTTCGTATTTGATGGCCTCCGCCGGCCCTGCAATCAAAGCCGCGGTTGATCACTACGGCGGCAACGCCTTCTCGCCTTGGGGCGACGGACCGTCGCCGTTTGAGCGCACGCCCGAGATCCATTGCCCGATCATGGGCCATTTCGGCGTGGAAGATGAAAACCCGTCGCCGGAAGACGTGCGCAAGCTCGACGCGGAGCTGACGAAGCACGGCAAGGTCCATGAATTTTATTCTTACGCCGCCACCGGCCACGCGTTCATGGATCCCTACGGCAGTAAATACCGGCCGCAATCAGCCGCCGCCGCATGGCCGCGGACGCTGGATTTCTTCGCCAGGCACCTCGCGCCATCGAAAGCCCGGCGAGCCGCGTCGTGA